TGTATACAAAATATCATTACTCATCTTAATATGCTTTATCTTCACCTTGGAATCCTAACTTAAAAGGAAGCTGTGACACCAAAGGATATACTAGGCGAGATGGTGCTGCTATTACATCCCAAAATTTCTCATTTGAATATAATCCCATGAATCCAGGTTCACATTTGTGTCACCACGTGTCTCCTCATGCAACATTTTGTGTGGTCGATAACagaggatccaatccaatccatgATAACTTAGCTTTAACAAAATCTAagggaaaaatataaaattttgccAAATAGATTGAGAAATTAGTAAGAGCCACAGCTGAGAATGAGATAGGATAAGAGTTTAGAAGAATGTTTAGTTtccacaaaaaaaatataataaaataaaataaattgttgaGAAAATTATTCCAACGGTTATGTCAACTTCTTGCCATCCAATCCTtaaatataacatatatttttcttatcatttatCTATTTGTTTCACCTCCCTAAATCACTTATTTATACTCTACATATAATTTTCTGATATCCTTTACTCAATCATCAATCTTCTTCATTGCAAGTAAAAACACTAGAAAATGGAACAGAAGACTAACCAACGCATTGCAAAGATCTCAGGTCATCTTTACCCTTCAAATTCCCAGGTACGCTTATTTCCATGTATGTTTTGAAATGATTTTTGCTATGTTTATTATGCTTAGCATGAGATTTTATGGTGTAACTATAGATTATGGAAGATAGTTCTGAGGTGATGATGAGAGCTAACTGCCGAGCCAAAGGTGGAGCTCCGGGCTTCAAAGTGGCTATATTGGGTGCTGCTGGAGGCATAGGCCAACCTCTGGCAATGCTAATGAAAATGAATCCACTTGTTTCAGTTCTTCATCTCTATGATGTTGTTAACTCCCCTGGTGTCACAGCTGATATCAGTCACATGGACACTGGTGCTGTGGTAATAAATCCTTATTATGTTAACTTTCTTCTTTTGGccctttttctctttttagcTCATAGTGTTTGGAAGTAGGTGTAAAATACTTTATTGTTTCTTATGGAATTTTAGGTGAGGGGTTTTCTGGGGCAGCCACAGCTTGAGAGTGCTCTTACAGGAATGGACCTTGTAATCATTCCTGCTGGTGTGCCAAGAAAGCCAGGAATGACTAGGGATGATCTTTTTAAGATCAATGCTGGAATTGTTAAGACACTTTGTGAAGGAATAGCCAAGAGCTGCCCCAGAGCAATTGTTAACTTGATCAGTAACCCTGTTAATTCAACGGTTCCAATTGCGGCAGAGGTTTTCAAGAAAGCTGGAATATATGATCCGAAGAGACTTCTCGGGGTCACAATGCTTGATGTTGTCAGAGCAAACACTTTTGTTGTAAGAATCACTCAAAAGGGTTCATTAATCAGCTTTCTTCATAGTCTACTATGCTACTTAGTAACCATGATACTTGATAATGTTACACTTGACCACTGCTCTTAAAACCACTATTTAGACATGTTCATCGACTGTATTCATGTTCGTTTAAATGATTTTATTGCAGGCAGAAGTTCTGGGACTTGATCCTAGGGAAGTTGATGTGCCTGTCGTTGGAGGTCATGCAGGAGTGACAATCTTGCCACTTCTGTCACAGGTAATTTAGAACCTTTTCTTTTGTTCTCCATCATTGTTTTAAACAATAATAACAGATACAATACATATCTGGGACAGGTGAAGCCTCCCTCTTCCTTCACCCAACAAGAAATAGAATACCTGACCGATCGCATTCAAAATGGTGGAACAGAAGTTGTCGAGGTAATCCCTTGAAAAACGACCAAGAATGATACTTGATATTGCAAACCAAAACTGGGATTTTGTTTAACATTCCATTGATTTTTAACagtttttttattcatttgttgCAGGCAAAAGCTGGGACTGGCTCCGCAACTTTGTCAATGGTTAGCCATAATTTACTCAAAACATCCAACATCATTACATGTTGACTTACCAACTTATTGTTGTAAGTAAAAGCTTATGTTTCTCACAAGtgaaaaacaaaacatttatagGCATATGCAGCTGTTAAATTTGCTGATGCATGTCTTAGAGGACTGAGAGGAGATGCTAATGTTGTGGAATGCTCTTTTGTATCTTCTCAGGTAAAGTTTGGTGTCACGAGCTTGAGATACATATTTTTTCTGATAACAACTTCTAATCTTGTAAAATGTTTTCAAATGACAGGTGACAGAACTTCCTTTCTTCGCAACCAAGGTTCGGCTAGGCCGTAGTGGAGCTGAAGAAGTTTTCCAACTTGGGCCACTAAATGAGTACGAGAGGTATAAATAAAACAGCTATTTTCTATTGTTTTTACATAACTAAATGATATAATCACTGTACAACTGAGTTAATTTACTCATCTCTAATCAGGATTGGATTGGAGAAAGCAAAAAAGGAGTTGGCAGAAAGCATTCAGAAGGGGGTATCATTCATCAAGAAATAAAATGAAGGCAGTCAGTGAAAGTGTTCTTATGTAATTATAATGTATTATAACAAGTAGTTTGTATCTGGAACCACCTGATGGAAACAAATCTACTTTGTTATGTGATTATAGCAGATTTCGGAACCAGACAATTTACAACTATCAGCTTGAGGCCATGACTTCAGATCAtgttaaataaaacataaaaaagttCTTTCTTAAATTCAACTCAAGATGTATCACTATATTCAAGTCTCAAGCCTCTCAACCACTCACTCATCCGGGTTATGTACAATACAAACTTATACttggtttttaatattatagtaACCAACCTCGGGGAAGTATATGTGAAAATGGCGACCTACATGGTGAAGTCCATATCTTTAACGGTATAATTCTATTctaataaacttaaaatgggGCAAAACACACTTTATCTTTACACTTAAACCCTGTGACCAGGAAATCACACCTTATGATGTACACCAATTTACAGTGTGAAGGGGTCAGGAGGAGGGTAAATAATAGGAGTCCTTGACATTGTCACGTTCCCAGTAAGTACATTAGGTGCCACAGTGTCTTCCACAACAACTGGTTTAATAGGTACTATTCTCTCAGGCACAACCTTGTCACCATCTACCTTAGCAAGTACCTCAAAATGCATCTTTACTGTCTCAGGCTTTGTTCTCCATTCAGGTAAACCTTCCCAGTAAGCATCATCTCCTTCTTTCAACTTCTTCTCCGCCGCAAAGCCAATCTTCAAATAGGTTTGAGATGAAACATCAGCCTTCAGCAACTTAAAGGAgcctttgttgttagcattagGACCCAGAACAGAAGCGAGTAGCGTCTCAAAACCAACTACTtttgagttggacccattgatGGAAACAAGAGGCCACAAGGTGGTGAACTGGCTAGGACTTAAGAGGGAAGTAACCTCATTTGAGAGATCAACAGATGAAATGGTCTCAATAGCTTTAGTTTTAGAGGGCGAGGACAGCTCCACAAGACCTGGCGCAAGTCGCTTAAGCTTAAGCCTGTTACTGGAAGAGGATGATGATGTCGATGGGGATGTGATAGAAGTGGGGCCAACAATGCGAAGTGAGAGCAGTGGAGAGCCTTGACTGCGGGAAGCATGGCGTAGCCATTCAGCTAGGGTAAGTAGACCAGAGGCAAAGCCATTGCCAGTTCGATTGAAAGGAAGAGGCAGATCAAGTGGGTGGCGCAAACTAACCGATCTGGCACCCTTGATCGTAACCACGGCACCAtctgctaatataattttcttcaAAACACCAGCATCCACATCATGCTGCAAATTTGAGTTACATCGCAAAAGTCAGTGTCATTATAAACTTCATAACACAAATCGTATCCAGAATCTTATCATTCAATACAATGTATTTGATTTTAAAAGAAGCTAAGCGGCTCAaatcaaaattttgatttcaCTCTACAGTATGAGAATTTAAAAGTCAACcattcaatttttcaaataaaaaagcaACAGTCTTTAAGATATTCTTGTGATATCTTCTATACATTAGCAATCCAAA
Above is a genomic segment from Cannabis sativa cultivar Pink pepper isolate KNU-18-1 unplaced genomic scaffold, ASM2916894v1 Contig3, whole genome shotgun sequence containing:
- the LOC133033316 gene encoding protein TUNICAMYCIN INDUCED 1-like, with the protein product MAPRSFNLRTAFFLLVVSLSPLSSSALVSSSDFSTPYPKAISDLRDATVKWLGLQAEDLKISGFDLRDARVGHSVAYEFDVEVDNKVLPFKLLEDIDKWDYVDLPIFRVENGLVEKSKLESGLPPVLAPFQLAGPMELWIQDAKDMRISLPHDVDAGVLKKIILADGAVVTIKGARSVSLRHPLDLPLPFNRTGNGFASGLLTLAEWLRHASRSQGSPLLSLRIVGPTSITSPSTSSSSSSNRLKLKRLAPGLVELSSPSKTKAIETISSVDLSNEVTSLLSPSQFTTLWPLVSINGSNSKVVGFETLLASVLGPNANNKGSFKLLKADVSSQTYLKIGFAAEKKLKEGDDAYWEGLPEWRTKPETVKMHFEVLAKVDGDKVVPERIVPIKPVVVEDTVAPNVLTGNVTMSRTPIIYPPPDPFTL
- the LOC115704224 gene encoding malate dehydrogenase, glyoxysomal, encoding MEQKTNQRIAKISGHLYPSNSQIMEDSSEVMMRANCRAKGGAPGFKVAILGAAGGIGQPLAMLMKMNPLVSVLHLYDVVNSPGVTADISHMDTGAVVRGFLGQPQLESALTGMDLVIIPAGVPRKPGMTRDDLFKINAGIVKTLCEGIAKSCPRAIVNLISNPVNSTVPIAAEVFKKAGIYDPKRLLGVTMLDVVRANTFVAEVLGLDPREVDVPVVGGHAGVTILPLLSQVKPPSSFTQQEIEYLTDRIQNGGTEVVEAKAGTGSATLSMAYAAVKFADACLRGLRGDANVVECSFVSSQVTELPFFATKVRLGRSGAEEVFQLGPLNEYERIGLEKAKKELAESIQKGVSFIKK